A genomic segment from Candidatus Brocadia sinica JPN1 encodes:
- a CDS encoding ATP-dependent Clp protease proteolytic subunit, translating into MIVDMPIPFLRKGQVASNQDEGASEEKEKRSGGDLISRLLKTRTVMVSDEVNKKMAQQIMTQLILLEGESNEDIKMFINSPGGDADAGFAIYDMMRFVKPKIKAICAGVAASAAVIILLGAKRENRFSLPNARVLIHQPSTGIHGTAADIQIEAGEILKCREKINRLISAETGQTMGKVESDTKRNFWMSAEEALKYGLVSKIIQTSDDLKL; encoded by the coding sequence ATGATCGTTGATATGCCAATCCCTTTCCTGAGAAAGGGACAAGTTGCAAGTAATCAGGATGAGGGTGCTAGTGAAGAGAAGGAAAAACGTTCCGGCGGGGATCTGATCTCACGGTTATTAAAAACACGTACGGTTATGGTCTCGGACGAGGTGAACAAAAAAATGGCACAACAGATCATGACACAACTCATACTTCTTGAAGGGGAAAGTAATGAAGATATTAAAATGTTTATTAATTCCCCCGGAGGAGACGCCGATGCAGGTTTTGCAATCTACGATATGATGCGGTTTGTAAAGCCAAAAATAAAAGCCATCTGCGCGGGGGTGGCGGCCAGCGCTGCCGTGATTATCTTACTTGGTGCAAAAAGGGAAAACCGATTTAGTTTGCCCAATGCCCGCGTCCTTATTCATCAACCTTCAACGGGTATCCATGGAACTGCTGCTGATATCCAGATTGAAGCCGGTGAAATACTCAAATGCCGGGAAAAGATCAACCGGTTGATTTCTGCGGAAACGGGGCAAACAATGGGAAAAGTGGAATCAGATACCAAAAGAAATTTCTGGATGTCTGCCGAGGAAGCTCTCAAATACGGATTAGTCAGCAAAATTATACAGACGAGCGATGACTTAAAATTATAA
- a CDS encoding AAA family ATPase — protein MKIAVSGKGGVGKTTFVATLAKVFAENGKKVIAIDADPVSNLAATLGIKNVSEVVPISQMKDLIKERTGASDEYGKFFSLNPTVSDLPEKLSLEHDGIKLMVLGAIKRGGGGCACPESAFLRALLSHLIVQRDEVVIVDMEAGVEHLGRATVRSVNALIVIVEPGSKSIQTAFQVKKLADDIGLKSIYAVGNKVASDGHRSLIKDGLQSIPVLGFISYNDKILESDIVGRAVFAENTQLLSEVRQIKNSLEGCTKDT, from the coding sequence ATGAAGATTGCAGTCTCTGGCAAGGGAGGCGTTGGGAAGACGACCTTTGTGGCTACGTTAGCAAAGGTTTTTGCAGAAAATGGGAAAAAGGTTATAGCGATAGATGCAGACCCTGTTTCGAATTTAGCTGCAACTTTAGGTATTAAAAACGTATCAGAAGTAGTGCCAATTAGCCAGATGAAAGATTTAATAAAGGAACGTACAGGGGCTTCTGATGAATATGGAAAGTTTTTCTCATTAAACCCCACGGTTTCAGATTTGCCTGAAAAACTTTCTTTGGAGCATGATGGAATAAAGCTTATGGTGCTGGGAGCAATAAAGCGGGGTGGTGGTGGGTGTGCCTGTCCTGAAAGCGCTTTTTTGAGAGCCTTGCTTAGCCACCTTATTGTACAAAGGGATGAGGTCGTAATTGTAGATATGGAGGCTGGCGTTGAACATCTTGGCCGTGCTACCGTGCGATCGGTAAATGCATTGATTGTAATCGTAGAGCCTGGCTCCAAGAGTATTCAGACGGCTTTTCAGGTCAAAAAACTTGCAGACGACATAGGTCTGAAGTCGATTTACGCCGTAGGGAACAAAGTGGCATCCGATGGACACAGATCGTTGATCAAAGATGGGTTACAGAGTATTCCCGTTTTAGGGTTTATTTCCTACAATGACAAGATTCTTGAATCGGACATTGTGGGAAGGGCGGTCTTTGCAGAAAATACCCAGTTGCTGTCAGAAGTAAGACAAATAAAGAACAGTTTGGAAGGTTGCACAAAAGACACGTAA
- a CDS encoding IS1634 family transposase, whose product MFLREKTRTKDGKTHRYWSVVENRRISGGRVVQRQVLYLGELNDNQRAGWVRTIEAVAGEKPTARQVALFPDDRKALPIPDCETVQVRLDKIELRCPRQWGASWLGLYLWDMLELDIFWRSRLPSSRKGTSWLNMLKALVCYRLIDPGSEFRFHREWYVRSAMGDLLGEDDSLAQKDKLYRCLDLLLEHRDELFGFLKGQWGKLFGAKYDVLLYDLTSTYFESEPPAADAVSKKRFGYSRDKRSDCVQVVVALVLTPEGFPVAYEVYPGNTRDTATLEEFLDRIEKRYGKFRRTWLMDRGIPTEEVLEKMRERGIDYLVGTPKGHLTRVEKPLLEQTWMQARESVRVKILQQESEFYVYVESQDRVAKERSMRWRRLRRLWAGLRELRNRKVLTRDDLLMHIGALKKEAGRDFRLVNISIPKPQEPVNENTFRFSLDRERLRQAYRREGRYLLRSNMQATAPETVWENYLLLTRIEQAFKDLKGSLSIRPIWHQLERRIEAHIFVSFLAFCLHTTLRNLARGRAAGLTSEAILEKLSSIQMIDVHLPTTDGRHIVMSRYTQPEKDVVLLLAQLGLTLPEQPPPKIYASG is encoded by the coding sequence ATGTTTTTACGAGAAAAGACACGGACAAAAGACGGGAAAACCCACCGGTATTGGAGCGTAGTAGAGAACCGTCGGATCAGCGGAGGCAGAGTGGTACAGCGACAAGTGCTCTACCTGGGAGAACTCAATGACAACCAGCGAGCGGGGTGGGTTCGGACGATAGAGGCGGTCGCGGGTGAAAAGCCCACAGCAAGACAAGTGGCATTATTTCCGGACGACCGGAAAGCCTTGCCCATACCGGATTGTGAGACCGTCCAGGTGAGGTTGGACAAAATAGAATTGCGCTGTCCCCGGCAATGGGGAGCAAGTTGGTTGGGATTATATTTGTGGGATATGTTGGAACTGGACATCTTTTGGAGGAGTCGTCTGCCATCAAGCCGGAAGGGGACAAGCTGGCTGAATATGCTCAAGGCGCTTGTCTGTTACCGGCTGATCGATCCGGGAAGCGAATTTCGTTTTCACCGTGAGTGGTATGTGCGTAGCGCAATGGGAGATTTGTTGGGGGAAGATGATTCGCTGGCACAGAAGGATAAGCTGTATCGTTGTTTGGATTTGCTGCTTGAGCACCGCGACGAGCTGTTTGGTTTTTTAAAAGGGCAATGGGGCAAGCTGTTTGGCGCGAAGTATGATGTGCTGCTGTATGATTTGACGAGTACGTATTTCGAGAGTGAACCGCCGGCGGCGGATGCTGTGAGTAAAAAACGTTTTGGGTACAGCCGTGACAAACGTTCGGATTGTGTGCAGGTGGTAGTGGCGTTGGTATTGACGCCGGAAGGGTTTCCCGTCGCCTACGAAGTATATCCCGGTAATACAAGAGACACTGCGACATTAGAGGAGTTTCTGGATCGGATAGAAAAGCGGTATGGGAAATTTCGGCGCACCTGGCTCATGGATAGAGGTATTCCAACGGAGGAGGTGTTGGAAAAGATGCGTGAGCGGGGGATTGATTATTTGGTTGGTACTCCGAAGGGGCATTTGACGCGGGTAGAAAAACCGTTGCTTGAACAGACGTGGATGCAGGCGCGGGAAAGCGTCCGTGTGAAAATTCTTCAGCAAGAGTCGGAGTTTTACGTTTACGTGGAAAGCCAGGACCGGGTGGCCAAGGAACGTTCCATGCGTTGGCGCAGACTCAGACGTTTGTGGGCGGGTTTGCGCGAACTTCGCAATCGAAAGGTCCTCACGCGCGATGATCTGCTCATGCATATTGGCGCGTTAAAGAAAGAAGCCGGACGAGACTTCAGATTGGTCAATATTTCCATTCCCAAACCGCAGGAGCCGGTCAATGAAAATACGTTCCGGTTCAGTTTGGATCGGGAACGCCTGAGGCAGGCGTATCGGCGCGAGGGGCGTTATTTGCTTCGTTCCAACATGCAAGCCACCGCACCAGAAACCGTGTGGGAAAATTATTTGCTGTTGACGCGGATTGAACAGGCATTCAAGGATTTAAAGGGATCGCTTTCCATCCGCCCCATATGGCACCAATTGGAAAGGAGGATTGAAGCCCATATTTTTGTCTCCTTTTTGGCATTCTGTCTCCACACGACGCTGCGAAATCTTGCGCGGGGACGAGCCGCAGGGTTGACGTCTGAAGCAATTTTGGAAAAACTATCGAGCATTCAAATGATTGACGTTCATTTACCGACAACGGATGGTCGCCACATTGTCATGAGCCGCTATACACAGCCGGAAAAGGATGTTGTTCTCCTTTTGGCACAATTGGGATTGACGCTTCCTGAACAACCTCCGCCCAAGATTTATGCATCAGGATAG
- a CDS encoding alpha-amylase family glycosyl hydrolase yields the protein MANKITSVRELDFKPRGKVFPSPRDWRDVFVYFLLVDRFDNNQQNLPAYDPASAPKGRDPEQGKVFQGGNIKGIIHRLDYIRGLGSNAIWLSPVFKNRQEKNDTYHGYGIQDFLEVDPRFGTKEDLQELVRQAHKKNMYVILDIIINHTGDNWAYPGDFPFYFWKEAHGPFDFGFWREVDPVPGFQEDDAVWPEELQRHECYKRRGQIRNWSDPAEAINGDFLSLKELDINQPAVLDTLIKVYKYWIAITDVDGFRVDTVKHMESSETAIFCNAVREYAKRIGKQNFFIFGEIVGDDLTIQSYIGRNSRVEGTNERFPSLDAALDFPLYFILEETIKGFVRPSALRERYEQFKTLYADHGESGRYFVTFVDNHDQMTRPYRRFMHHNSYPGQAVLAIGYLLTSQGVPCIYYGTEQGFDGGGDNDSYVRECMFGGQWSAFDSTGRHFFNPEHPIYRGIAKISAIRQEEPALRYGRQYFREISGNGSDFGHPLDGKCTLAYSRILDSAEILIAMNLDTSFRNDFVTVDANLSPSGVKMVNLLGPEKQVTIKVTGSRHAVRIPLDGHEMVILKRPESS from the coding sequence ATGGCAAACAAAATTACATCGGTAAGGGAACTGGATTTCAAACCACGGGGTAAAGTCTTTCCTTCACCTCGCGACTGGCGGGATGTGTTTGTCTATTTTCTGCTGGTGGACCGGTTCGACAATAATCAGCAAAATCTGCCCGCTTATGACCCTGCATCTGCTCCCAAGGGGCGGGATCCTGAACAGGGCAAGGTATTCCAGGGAGGAAACATCAAAGGCATTATCCACCGGCTGGATTATATTCGGGGGCTTGGCAGCAACGCGATATGGCTGAGTCCTGTTTTTAAAAACCGTCAGGAGAAAAACGATACCTATCATGGGTATGGTATCCAGGATTTCCTTGAGGTAGACCCAAGGTTTGGTACGAAAGAGGATCTGCAGGAACTGGTCAGGCAGGCCCACAAAAAAAATATGTATGTCATTCTGGATATTATCATCAACCACACCGGAGACAACTGGGCGTATCCGGGTGATTTTCCCTTTTATTTTTGGAAAGAAGCGCATGGTCCCTTTGATTTCGGTTTCTGGCGAGAGGTTGATCCTGTGCCGGGATTTCAGGAAGACGATGCCGTCTGGCCCGAGGAACTTCAGCGTCATGAGTGTTATAAGAGGAGGGGGCAGATCAGAAATTGGAGTGATCCGGCGGAGGCTATCAACGGCGACTTCCTTAGTTTGAAAGAGCTGGATATCAATCAACCCGCCGTGCTGGATACCCTCATTAAAGTCTATAAATACTGGATTGCTATTACCGACGTTGATGGGTTTCGGGTGGACACGGTAAAACATATGGAATCGAGCGAAACCGCCATTTTCTGTAATGCGGTACGTGAATATGCCAAGCGCATTGGTAAACAGAATTTCTTCATCTTCGGCGAGATAGTGGGTGATGATTTGACCATACAGAGCTATATTGGCCGTAACAGCCGTGTCGAAGGGACGAATGAGCGCTTTCCCTCACTTGATGCCGCTCTGGATTTTCCTCTCTATTTTATCCTTGAAGAAACCATTAAAGGTTTTGTCAGGCCTTCTGCCCTGCGTGAGCGGTACGAGCAGTTCAAGACGCTGTACGCAGATCACGGGGAGTCAGGTCGTTACTTTGTTACATTCGTAGACAACCACGACCAGATGACCAGACCATACCGGCGTTTTATGCATCATAACTCTTACCCAGGACAGGCAGTTCTTGCTATCGGATATCTGCTAACCAGTCAGGGAGTGCCCTGTATCTATTATGGGACAGAGCAAGGTTTTGATGGTGGGGGAGATAATGACAGCTATGTCAGGGAATGCATGTTTGGCGGTCAATGGAGCGCTTTTGATAGCACCGGACGTCACTTTTTCAATCCGGAGCATCCGATCTACCGGGGTATTGCCAAGATATCTGCAATCAGGCAAGAAGAGCCGGCGCTGCGCTATGGGAGACAGTATTTCCGGGAAATTTCCGGGAATGGAAGTGATTTCGGACACCCCCTTGATGGCAAGTGTACGCTGGCATATTCAAGGATACTTGACAGCGCAGAGATCCTTATCGCTATGAACCTGGATACCAGTTTCCGGAATGATTTTGTTACTGTAGATGCAAATTTGAGCCCGTCGGGAGTGAAGATGGTCAATTTATTGGGGCCCGAAAAGCAGGTGACTATAAAAGTGACAGGCTCAAGGCATGCCGTCAGGATTCCACTCGACGGCCATGAAATGGTTATCTTGAAACGGCCAGAATCCTCCTGA
- the cooS gene encoding anaerobic carbon-monoxide dehydrogenase catalytic subunit — translation MEEKQKTVDQVMLDRMKEMKVETMYDRYQAQLPQCGYGSLALCCRHCNYGPCNIDPFGKGPKKGICGADADTFAGRHFLRMSGAGTACHSDHGRAVAHLLVATARGEAPGYRIKDVDKLMMVAECFGVKTKDRKINEIAEEVGEMALMEFGKPYGTLLFLKRAPDARQKIWEKIGIAPRAIDREVCESFHRTGIGGDQDYKNLTKQAMRVALADGWGGSMIATELQDILFGTPKPVQGRSSMGVLKKDSVNVIVHGHEPQLAEAVVMASSDPEITRAVHATGAKGIVIAGLCCTANELLVRHGIPMAGHMTMQEPAISTGAVELMVVDIQCVMQAIVETAKHFHTKVVTTLSKAKITGAEHVEFSDEHALDAAKKILHMAIDNYKNRDNNKVFIPAGAEPNLVAGFSHETIKYMLGGRFRASYRPLNDNIINGRIRGVVGIAGCTSPRMGPGVQSYVNLAKELIAHDVLVVATGCAAGQCADGGLMLPELKDACGPGLREVCEAVGIPPVLHSGACVDNSRILIAVSEMAKEGGLGNDISDLPVAGVCLEWMSEKAIAIGQYFVASGVYTVFGMNTPVAGALGMQRLLTKELEEMVGARWDFEKDFEKIARMVMDHIEKKRDALGINVKKERKLYDMAERRALERECKPAPGHH, via the coding sequence ATGGAAGAAAAACAAAAGACAGTAGACCAAGTGATGCTTGATAGAATGAAGGAAATGAAAGTGGAAACCATGTATGACAGATATCAGGCGCAGCTTCCACAATGCGGATACGGTAGTCTTGCGTTATGCTGCCGTCATTGTAACTATGGGCCATGCAATATCGACCCATTCGGCAAAGGGCCAAAGAAGGGTATTTGTGGTGCCGATGCCGATACCTTTGCGGGGAGACACTTTCTGAGAATGAGCGGAGCGGGAACTGCCTGCCATTCGGATCACGGGCGTGCGGTAGCGCATCTCCTGGTCGCCACGGCAAGGGGTGAGGCGCCGGGATACAGGATTAAAGACGTCGATAAGCTTATGATGGTAGCAGAGTGTTTCGGGGTAAAGACGAAGGACCGTAAAATAAACGAGATTGCCGAAGAAGTGGGTGAAATGGCGCTGATGGAGTTTGGGAAACCCTACGGTACTTTGTTGTTTCTGAAGAGGGCGCCAGATGCCCGTCAAAAAATATGGGAAAAAATCGGCATTGCGCCAAGGGCTATAGACAGGGAAGTGTGCGAGAGCTTCCATAGAACAGGGATAGGCGGCGATCAGGACTATAAAAACCTGACAAAGCAGGCTATGCGTGTGGCGTTGGCGGATGGTTGGGGTGGCAGTATGATAGCGACAGAATTACAGGATATCTTATTTGGCACTCCCAAACCTGTTCAGGGGAGGTCGAGCATGGGGGTTCTCAAAAAGGATTCTGTGAATGTGATCGTTCATGGTCACGAACCGCAGCTTGCAGAGGCAGTTGTTATGGCCTCCAGCGACCCTGAGATTACCAGGGCTGTTCATGCGACAGGGGCTAAAGGCATAGTGATTGCGGGTCTGTGCTGTACGGCAAATGAACTCCTTGTCAGGCATGGAATTCCGATGGCCGGGCATATGACTATGCAGGAGCCTGCGATTTCCACGGGCGCGGTTGAGTTAATGGTTGTGGACATACAATGTGTAATGCAGGCAATTGTGGAGACAGCAAAACACTTCCACACGAAGGTAGTTACCACATTATCAAAGGCAAAAATAACCGGTGCAGAGCATGTAGAGTTTAGTGATGAACATGCGCTTGATGCGGCAAAGAAGATTCTGCATATGGCAATAGATAATTATAAAAACCGTGACAATAATAAAGTGTTTATACCCGCCGGTGCAGAGCCTAATCTTGTTGCTGGTTTTAGCCATGAAACGATCAAATATATGTTGGGCGGGAGATTCAGGGCGAGTTATCGGCCTTTAAATGATAACATAATAAATGGAAGAATACGGGGGGTTGTTGGGATTGCAGGTTGCACAAGTCCGCGTATGGGTCCTGGCGTTCAATCATATGTAAATCTCGCAAAGGAACTTATTGCTCATGATGTGCTGGTGGTTGCAACTGGTTGTGCTGCAGGACAATGCGCTGACGGCGGGTTGATGTTGCCGGAGCTAAAGGACGCCTGCGGTCCCGGCCTTCGGGAGGTTTGTGAAGCTGTGGGGATACCACCCGTTTTACATTCTGGCGCTTGTGTGGATAACAGTCGTATCCTCATAGCAGTGTCCGAGATGGCGAAAGAAGGGGGTTTGGGAAATGATATCAGCGATTTGCCTGTTGCAGGGGTATGTCTGGAATGGATGAGTGAAAAGGCAATTGCCATCGGGCAGTATTTTGTTGCATCGGGTGTTTATACGGTATTTGGCATGAATACACCGGTGGCGGGAGCGCTTGGCATGCAAAGGTTGCTTACCAAGGAGTTGGAAGAGATGGTGGGCGCCAGGTGGGATTTCGAGAAGGATTTCGAGAAAATAGCCAGGATGGTAATGGATCATATAGAAAAGAAGAGGGATGCGCTTGGCATAAACGTGAAAAAGGAGAGAAAACTGTACGATATGGCTGAAAGAAGGGCATTGGAAAGGGAGTGTAAGCCTGCTCCCGGGCATCATTAA
- the acsC gene encoding acetyl-CoA decarbonylase/synthase complex subunit gamma, producing MALTGLDIYKLLPKTNCKKCGRPTCLAFAMQLAQKKANLSDCPDVSEDAKRVLGAAAAPPIKLVTVGTGAKQVQVGEENVLFRHEEKFYHPTGVAVTINDDLSETAFNDRLKKINSLKIARVGTETEIDLVAIINKSNNAEKFAEAAKKVSAGSHLSIILSSTSVENMKAALASCAEKRPLIHGANAANCESMAALAKEKACPMTVTAPTLEELADLADHAKKAGVEEIVLDVSGNNPKEMLQKLTKVRRAALKKNFRALGFPMIAFVCDEDPFQEISLASTYLLKYAGIVAVNVCDPWAIMPLLTARTNIFTDPQKPIQVEPKLYAVGDAKEDAPVLFTTNFSLTYYTVEGEVESSRIPAFILSVDTGGTSVLTAYSGDKLNDKVVAKAMADAKVETKVKHKKLIIPGLVAVMSGKLQETLGWEILVGPREASGLPSYLKTVWRA from the coding sequence ATGGCACTAACTGGATTAGACATTTACAAACTACTGCCCAAAACAAATTGTAAAAAATGTGGAAGGCCCACATGCCTGGCATTTGCTATGCAACTGGCACAAAAAAAAGCAAATTTGTCTGATTGCCCTGACGTAAGTGAAGATGCTAAGAGGGTTTTGGGAGCAGCGGCTGCACCTCCAATTAAATTGGTAACTGTCGGAACGGGTGCCAAACAAGTGCAGGTCGGTGAGGAAAATGTCTTGTTCAGGCACGAGGAGAAATTTTATCATCCGACTGGGGTGGCCGTTACTATCAATGATGATTTGAGTGAAACGGCCTTTAACGACCGTTTGAAAAAGATTAACAGTTTGAAAATTGCACGTGTTGGCACAGAGACAGAGATTGATTTGGTTGCCATTATTAACAAGAGCAATAATGCTGAGAAATTTGCTGAGGCGGCAAAAAAAGTCAGCGCTGGTTCTCATCTGAGCATCATTTTAAGTAGTACATCTGTTGAAAACATGAAGGCAGCCCTGGCATCCTGTGCTGAAAAGAGACCTTTGATCCATGGTGCAAATGCCGCGAACTGTGAGTCTATGGCAGCATTAGCAAAGGAAAAGGCCTGTCCGATGACCGTGACGGCTCCAACGCTTGAGGAGCTTGCCGACCTTGCCGACCATGCAAAAAAGGCAGGCGTTGAAGAGATCGTGTTGGATGTGAGCGGAAATAACCCGAAAGAGATGCTTCAGAAACTGACCAAGGTAAGGCGGGCAGCATTGAAAAAGAATTTCCGTGCACTGGGATTTCCCATGATTGCCTTTGTTTGTGATGAAGACCCGTTTCAGGAAATTTCACTGGCAAGCACGTATCTGCTTAAGTATGCCGGCATAGTCGCTGTTAATGTGTGTGATCCTTGGGCAATTATGCCGTTGCTTACTGCCAGGACAAATATTTTTACCGATCCACAAAAACCAATCCAGGTTGAACCGAAATTATATGCTGTGGGTGACGCTAAAGAAGATGCCCCTGTCTTATTCACAACAAACTTTTCTCTTACCTATTACACTGTTGAGGGCGAAGTTGAGTCGAGTCGTATTCCTGCATTTATATTGTCAGTGGATACCGGTGGGACTTCTGTATTGACTGCCTATTCCGGGGATAAGCTCAATGATAAAGTTGTGGCTAAGGCCATGGCCGATGCGAAGGTGGAGACGAAAGTAAAGCACAAGAAATTAATCATTCCAGGACTCGTAGCCGTGATGTCCGGAAAGTTGCAGGAGACCCTTGGCTGGGAAATATTGGTTGGACCCAGAGAAGCGTCCGGGCTTCCTTCTTATCTGAAAACTGTTTGGCGGGCTTAG
- the acsB gene encoding acetyl-CoA decarbonylase/synthase complex subunit alpha/beta, with amino-acid sequence MSKIICSAAIRGAYQIVDKADKKLAEAIEQKGRDCKVEFPNTAYYLPIIYSMTGIAVKTLEDCVHVLGLARSMLPPLPADKHWVPYLGHTLDAGMATLFAEEVYEACKYLIGPHPVDGIWLGAADDVIMRERGIEFVDGTAPGFAAIVGCAPDADTAVKIARELQQKNLYVFIQSNNFGVSFAEQLAEKGVQMGWDTRLVPFGKETSAAVYSLGFANRAALSFGNVPPGDFRRNLLYNKNRIFAFVLALGTAVTDEQYANAAGAINYGFPTITNIDIPEILPTGVCTYEHVVSRVPVDKIVDKCVEVRGLKISIHKMDIPVPYGPAFEGERIRKEDMQIEVGGPGTPAFEYVCTKESHEVEDGKIQVIGPDLDEIKPGPGVSLGIMVEVYGRKMQPDFEPIFERQMHRFLGEAQGLFHMGQRDIIRHRISKEAFKAGFRIKHIGNIIHAKFHGDFGAILDKVQVTLYTKREDVERLLKDVRAAYTERDARLKGMTDDSVGMFYSCTLCQSFAPTHICVVTPERSGLCGSVSWLDGKAGYEINPTGPNQPIERGRVVDERLGQWEGTNSFIFNGSNRSLEKVSLYSIMTDPMTSCGCFECISAMLPMTNGIMVVDRDFTEMTPCGMKFSTLAGTVGGGLQTPGFMGHSKFYLGSRKFISADGGLTRVVWMPKALKEELAETLAKTAEELGLEDFLNKIADETVAQTEEEVLTYMQKVNHPALALAPMF; translated from the coding sequence ATGTCAAAAATCATCTGTTCTGCCGCCATCCGCGGTGCATATCAAATTGTTGATAAGGCTGATAAAAAGCTGGCTGAGGCAATTGAGCAAAAAGGACGTGATTGTAAAGTGGAATTTCCCAATACAGCCTATTATTTGCCAATCATTTACTCAATGACCGGCATTGCGGTAAAAACGCTGGAAGATTGTGTCCATGTGTTGGGATTGGCAAGGAGTATGTTGCCTCCGTTGCCTGCCGATAAACATTGGGTTCCTTACCTGGGTCATACATTAGATGCAGGTATGGCTACCCTCTTTGCAGAAGAGGTATATGAGGCCTGTAAATATTTAATTGGACCGCATCCTGTGGATGGAATATGGTTGGGGGCGGCAGATGATGTCATCATGCGTGAACGTGGTATAGAATTCGTAGACGGTACAGCTCCTGGTTTTGCTGCTATTGTAGGGTGTGCGCCTGATGCAGACACGGCTGTGAAAATTGCCAGGGAACTCCAGCAAAAGAATCTTTACGTATTTATTCAGTCAAATAATTTCGGGGTGTCTTTCGCTGAGCAACTCGCAGAAAAAGGAGTACAAATGGGATGGGATACCCGGCTTGTCCCCTTTGGCAAAGAGACCTCGGCTGCGGTATATTCTCTTGGCTTTGCAAACAGGGCTGCCCTTTCCTTTGGAAATGTGCCTCCTGGCGATTTCAGAAGGAATCTCCTTTACAACAAGAACCGTATCTTTGCATTTGTCCTTGCATTAGGGACCGCAGTGACAGACGAACAATATGCGAACGCTGCAGGCGCTATAAACTACGGTTTCCCGACGATTACAAACATAGATATTCCGGAAATATTACCAACAGGTGTGTGTACCTATGAGCACGTGGTTTCAAGGGTGCCTGTTGATAAGATAGTTGATAAATGCGTGGAGGTGCGCGGGTTAAAGATTTCCATCCATAAGATGGATATTCCTGTGCCTTATGGCCCGGCTTTCGAGGGTGAGCGTATTCGAAAGGAAGATATGCAAATTGAAGTTGGAGGTCCTGGTACACCTGCTTTTGAATATGTATGTACCAAGGAAAGCCATGAGGTAGAGGATGGTAAAATTCAAGTTATAGGGCCTGATCTGGATGAAATTAAGCCGGGTCCGGGTGTGTCTCTTGGTATTATGGTTGAAGTATACGGTCGAAAGATGCAGCCTGATTTTGAACCTATCTTTGAACGGCAGATGCATCGTTTCCTGGGTGAGGCTCAGGGATTATTCCACATGGGGCAGAGAGATATTATTCGTCATCGTATCAGTAAGGAGGCCTTTAAGGCGGGTTTCAGGATTAAACATATTGGTAATATTATTCATGCGAAGTTTCATGGTGATTTTGGGGCCATTCTGGATAAGGTACAGGTGACGTTGTATACGAAAAGGGAGGACGTGGAAAGATTATTAAAGGATGTACGTGCTGCATATACAGAGCGTGATGCACGGTTGAAAGGTATGACCGATGACTCTGTGGGCATGTTTTATAGTTGCACGCTCTGCCAAAGCTTTGCGCCTACACATATTTGTGTTGTAACCCCGGAACGCTCAGGTTTATGCGGTTCTGTGAGCTGGCTGGATGGAAAGGCTGGGTATGAAATTAATCCTACTGGCCCGAATCAGCCGATAGAACGGGGAAGGGTGGTTGACGAAAGATTGGGGCAGTGGGAAGGAACGAATTCATTTATATTCAATGGCTCGAACCGGTCGCTTGAGAAGGTGAGTTTGTACAGCATCATGACAGATCCTATGACGAGTTGTGGTTGCTTTGAGTGCATTTCCGCCATGCTACCTATGACCAACGGGATAATGGTGGTAGACCGTGACTTTACTGAGATGACGCCTTGCGGTATGAAATTTTCCACACTTGCGGGAACTGTTGGCGGTGGATTGCAAACACCGGGGTTTATGGGGCATAGCAAGTTCTATCTGGGCAGCAGAAAATTTATTTCCGCAGATGGTGGTCTTACTCGTGTTGTGTGGATGCCCAAGGCGCTAAAGGAGGAGCTGGCAGAAACTCTTGCCAAAACAGCTGAGGAATTGGGTCTTGAGGATTTCCTCAATAAGATAGCTGATGAAACGGTAGCGCAGACCGAGGAAGAGGTGCTGACATACATGCAAAAGGTCAATCATCCCGCGCTTGCCTTAGCGCCGATGTTCTAA